From Plasmodium yoelii strain 17X genome assembly, chromosome: 11, a single genomic window includes:
- a CDS encoding bifunctional methylenetetrahydrofolate dehydrogenase/cyclohydrolase, putative: MKPELLIGLPVSEQIDQLILKKIENYKKENLENGIKFEVKKKLYVIYSKNVVAYSYLYILLKKSIYLKLDINFILIKVDKKYSQEKLINLIKKINKKKGDNISILILSPLSFHINKFYVSKFISEKKDIDASNNNAIFKVLNIKKSLLQFFELNTNFINNDKKNINFVNIYNYISNCKKRDNTYDTYINKDKIFDVRSFNNECVYPKRFISIRHIPNFIYLVQLFFPIFQSLLFSYYKFIIINIKYILIYYIQNILKNNCEKIYKKDKVEEYNTNIKKTIIKSKNEYRDNLNNCDINKSLENISINMNTEIYNYLNEFTKFNIPCCVHSIILFIKYYNIKIENKKILILNNNINIFLTLFYFFYKIGISTTVYDAVNGYTICRYNKDAKKKKKQIYFFIKIDKKKKKKKLYVHDDYDFKNKIRKFINNYIYNINKHIQSNKKYVIIKNNLKKNIIKNSDIIIIGIGYFNILKKTHIKKNAIILDLGINLISTSHVKKKEKKKKKKKLCTSQVQNKIQEINQSIIPIKPSSCLSEQTCFSIKYRNKRIYEQRKIQNKRKCGNINRMSFQNSDKNEYRKKKLKNKYNQILLKNDKLKLEFANKLSKFFKNYEIFGDVDLNCRKKTAYISSVPGGIGPITTSMLFYNLYLKKNPTNLIKYSVKENNI; this comes from the coding sequence ATGAAGCCTGAGTTGCTTATTGGGCTTCCAGTGTCAGAACAAATTGATCAacttattttaaaaaaaatagaaaattataaaaaggaaaatttagaaaatggTATAAAGTTTGAGgtaaagaaaaaattgtatgttatatattcaaaaaatgtgGTAGCATAttcttatttatatatattattaaaaaaaagtatatactTAAAATtggatataaattttatactaataaaagtcgataaaaaatattctcaagaaaaattaattaatttaataaaaaaaattaataaaaaaaaaggagacAATATATCAATTCTAATTTTATCACCCTTAAGTTTtcatataaacaaattttatgtgtcaaaatttattagcgaaaaaaaagatattgatgcttcaaataataatgcaatatttaaagtattaaacattaaaaaatcgttattacaattttttgaattaaacacaaattttataaataatgataaaaaaaatataaattttgttaatatatataattatatttctaATTGTAAAAAGAGAGACAACACTtatgatacatatataaataaagacaAAATATTTGATGTTAGAAGTTTCAACAATGAATGTGTATATCCAAAACGTTTTATATCAATAAGACATATTCcgaattttatatatttggtacaattattttttccaatttttcaATCACTATTATTTAGTTAttacaaatttattataataaatataaaatatattttgatatattatatacaaaatatactgaaaaataattgtgaaaaaatatataaaaaagataaagtagaagaatataatacaaatattaaaaagacaataattaaatctaaaaatgaatatagaGATAATTTGAATAATTGTGATATTAACAAATCTTTGGAAAATATATCCATAAATATGAATACAGAAATTTATAACTATTTAAATGAATTTACTAAATTTAATATACCTTGTTGTGTTCAttccattattttatttattaaatattacaaCATTAagatagaaaataaaaaaatattaattcttaataataatataaatatatttttaacattattttattttttttataaaattgggATTTCTACAACAGTTTATGACGCAGTCAATGGATATACTATTTGTAGATATAACAAagatgcaaaaaaaaaaaaaaaacaaatttatttttttataaaaatagacaaaaaaaaaaaaaaaaaaaaactatatgtCCATGATGATTAcgattttaaaaataaaattcggaaatttataaataattatatatataatataaataaacatatacagagtaacaaaaaatatgttatcattaaaaataatctgaaaaaaaatattatcaaaaattccgatattataataattggtATTggatattttaatattttaaagaaaacacatattaaaaaaaatgccaTAATTTTAGATCTAGGCATCAATTTAATATCTACAAGtcatgtaaaaaaaaaagaaaaaaaaaaaaaaaaaaaaaaattatgtactAGCCAAGTTCAAAATAAGATACAAGAAATAAACCAAAGTATAATTCCGATTAAGCCATCATCTTGTTTATCTGAACAAACATGTTTTAGTATcaaatatagaaataaaagaatatacGAGCAAagaaaaattcaaaataaaagaaaatgtggaaatataaatagaATGTCTTTTCAAAATAGTGATAAAAATGAGTatagaaagaaaaaattaaaaaataaatataatcaaatattattaaaaaatgataagtTAAAGCTTGAATTTGCTAATAAATTATcgaaattttttaaaaattatgaaatatttGGAGATGTAGATTTAAATTGTAGAAAAAAAACTGCATATATTTCTTCTGTTCCTGGTGGAATTGGTCCCATTACAACATCTatgttattttataatttatatttaaaaaaaaatcctacaaatttaataaaatatagtgtaaaagaaaataacatttaa
- a CDS encoding TPH domain-containing protein, putative: MVLSNNSLSKLKKKKKKENELISNDLEKIEQKWITSEENQKKKNDTSLEREELLKFIQNQDEFKNIKKDYPIETKEIVKKKNPRFIKNDKDLLKELKKQTEEKKIQQRKIDEEASKREEIETAYLSEIEKKQKEEEKKSILKNKESALIIKNQIQENFIRRQEEEQLKIIEGKLMQKQFEKNKMDDLEKKKEKLESQRVIQNYILENNKKNIEHAKELKKEEKRKDAEYVKYLEEVENRKKEYDEQLKKEKEEREMGIHAIRMKQKKNVELQAHFDEIQAIKWLKETKKKEEEKRIIEEDDKKKKMNELKEARLIAMDEKKKKQIEQIEIGKKEAEKLKELSEINEKEKKEEEEKNKLKKKSYYDSLTKLINLKNKNNKKL, translated from the exons ATGGTTTTAAGTAATAATAGTTTGtcaaagttaaaaaaaaaaaaaaaaaaggaaaatgaattaataaGTAATGATTTGGAGAAAATTGAGCAA AAATGGATAACTAGCGaagaaaatcaaaaaaaaaaaaatgacacaTCATTGGAAAGAGAA GaacttttaaaatttatacaaaatcaagatgaatttaaaaatataaaaaaagattaTCCTATAGAAACcaaa gaaatagtaaaaaaaaagaatccacgatttataaaaaatgataaagattTATTAAAAGAGCTGAAAAAACAAACAGAAGAGAAAAA GATACAACAAAGAAAAATTGATGAAGAAGCATCAAAAAGAGAAGAAATTGAAACAGCTTATTTGTCagaaatcgaaaaaaaacaaaaagaagaagaaaagaaaagtattttaaaaaataaagaaagtgccttgataataaaaaatcaaatccaggaaaatttt ATAAGAAGACAAGAAGAAGAGCAATTGAAAATTATCGAAGGAAAGCTAATGCAAAAAcagtttgaaaaaaataaaatggatgatcttgaaaaaaaaaaagaaaagctAGAAAGCCAAAGGGTTATACAAAATTACATTTTAGAGAACAACAAAAAGAATATTGAAC ATGCAAAGGAactaaaaaaagaagaaaagaGAAAAGACGCCga GTATGTAAAATATTTGGAAGAAGTAGAAAATAGGAAAAAAGAATATGACGAACaattgaaaaaagaaaaagaagaaagaGAAATGGGAATTCATGCAATTAgaatgaaacaaaaaaaaaatgtagaatTACAAGCTCATTTTGATGAAATACAAGCAATCaa GTGGTTaaaagaaacaaaaaaaaaagaagaggAAAAAAGAATAATCGAAGAAGAtgataaaaagaaaaaaatgaatgaatTAAAAGAAGCTAGACTTATTGCAATG gatgaaaaaaaaaagaaacaaattGAACAAATAGAAATCGGAAAAAAGGAAGCAGAAAAATTAAAGGAACTCAGTGAAATCAAT gaaaaggaaaaaaaagaggaggaagaaaaaaacaaattaaaaaaaaaaagttattatgacagtttaacaaaattaattaatttgaagaataaaaacaataaaaaattataa
- a CDS encoding ATP-dependent RNA helicase HAS1, putative: MHSSKEKICHKEDGPSTNVDNAENENDVDNAENEKNKNNELDVDNAEDAENAENENDVDNTENEKNKNNELDAENAENENNELDVDNAENAEDGKETKKRSRQNDDKDINDLGPKKIKQTDISEEDNQNGMEEKCDKLNIIDQNEMQTKGEDDQTEIQTKGEDDQNEMQTKGEDDQNEMQTKGEGDQNEMQTKGEDDKNGEGEKSINYKNCAISNKKSEKENFYSEQKFEDLDICDALKKGLKELNFITLTEIQSKCIPHFLNGKDILGAAKTGSGKTLAFLVPSIHILYNIKFLPKNGTGVLIISPTRELCLQIYQVCTDLCKYIPQTNGIIIGGVSRNEEKKKFIHGINILIATPGRLLDHMQNTKEFNYKNLVCLIIDEADRLLQIGFEEEINLIVKRLPKKRQTALFSATQTTKVESLIRLSLQKPIFIEVTTKIATVERLQQGYALVDEDKRFLLLFTFLKRNTSKKIMVFFNNCMSVQFYNDLLNYIDIPTFCIHGKKKQNQRLKSFNEFSAAKNAILLCTNVAARGLDIPNVNYIIQYDPPDDSKEYIHRVGRTCRGNDSAGSAIIFLMKHELKFLNYLKFYNIPVNQFSYDQKKLINIQSQMESIVTKNFHLHKMAREAFKSYLNGYVTYALKDVFDINNLNLMLTSKNFGLDTPPKVDLNLKFNVKKKKFK; the protein is encoded by the exons ATGCATTCctcaaaagaaaaaatatgtcATAAAGAGGACGGACCAAGCACGAACGTTGATAATGCAGAGAATGAAAATGATGTAGATAATgcagaaaatgaaaaaaataaaaataacgaaCTTGATGTAGATAATGCAGAAGATGCAGAAAATgcagaaaatgaaaatgatgtaGATAAtacagaaaatgaaaaaaataaaaataacgaaCTTGATGCAGAAAATgcagaaaatgaaaataacgaACTTGATGTAGATAATGCAGAAAATGCAGAAGATGGTAAAGAAACGAAGAAAAGGTCGAgacaaaatgatgataagGACATAAATGATTTAGGccctaaaaaaataaaacaaacagATATTTCAGAAGAAGATAACCAAAACGGTATGGAGGAAAAGTGTGATAAGCTTAATATTATTGATCAAAATGAAATGCAAACAAAAGGGGAGGATGATCAAACTGAAATACAAACAAAAGGGGAGGATGATCAAAATGAAATGCAAACAAAAGGGGAGGATGATCAAAATGAAATGCAAACAAAAGGGGAGGGTGATCAAAATGAAATGCAAACAAAAGGGGAggatgataaaaatggagAGGGCGAAAAAAGTatcaattataaaaattgtgccatatctaataaaaaaagtgaaaaagaaaatttttaCAGTGAACAAAAATTTGAAGATTTAGATATTTGTGATGCTTTAAAAAAAGGACTAAAagaattaaattttattacattaACAGAAATACAATCAAAATGTATtccacattttttaaatggaaAAGATATATTAGGGGCAGCTAAAACTGGATCCGGAAAAACATTAGCATTTCTAGTTCCTTCaattcatatattatataatataaaattcttACCTAAAAATGGAACAGGtgtattaataatatccCCAACAAGAGAATTATGCTTACAAATATATCAAGTGTGTACAgatttatgtaaatatatacctCAAACAAATGGTATAATAATAGGGGGGGTAAGTagaaatgaagaaaaaaaaaaatttatacatgggataaatattttgatagCAACTCCAGGACGATTATTAGATCATATGCAAAATACTAAAGAGTTTAACTACAAAAATTTAGTATGCTTAATTATAGATGAAGCTGATAGATTGCTTCAAATAGGGTTTGAAGAagaaattaatttaattgtAAAAAGGTTAccaaaaaaaagacaaacaGCTTTATTTTCAGCAACACAAACAACAAAAGTAGAAAGCTTAATTAGACTATCTTTGCAAAAACCTATATTTATAGAAGTTACTACAAAAATTGCAACAGTCGAAAGATTACAACAAGGTTATGCATTAGTAGACGAAGATAAAAGAttccttttattatttacttttttaaaaagaaatacttcaaaaaaaataatggttttttttaataattgtaTGTCTGTTCAATTTTACaatgatttattaaattatattgatATACCAACTTTTTGTATacatggaaaaaaaaaacaaaatcaGCGATTAAAAAGCTTTAATGAATTCTCTGCTGCAAAAAatgctattttattatgtacaAATGTTGCAGCAAGAGGATTAGATATACCAAatgttaattatattattcaatATGACCCTCCTGATGATTCAAAAGAATATATACATAGAGTAGGACGAACATGCAGAGGAAATGATTCTGCTGGATCagctattatttttttaatgaaacatgagcttaaatttttaaattatttaaaattttataatataccaGTCAATCAATTTTCCTATGATCAAAAAAAACTCATAAATATACAATCACAAATGGAATCGATTGTTACAAAAAATTTCCACCTTCATAAAATGGCACGCGAGGCCTTTAAATCGTActtaaat GGATATGTGACTTACGCATTGAAAGATGTCTTCGATATAAATAATCTGAATTTGATGCTAACATCCAAAAACTTTGGATTGGATACCCCACCAAAAGttgatttaaatttaaaatttaatgtcaaaaaaaaaaagtttaaatag